In Streptomyces sp. NBC_00683, the DNA window GCACCGACGTCATCGGTACCTCGCTGGTGCTCGCCAAGGCGATCGAGAAGACCGGTTACGACCTGGTCATCTGCGGCATGGCGTCGACGGACGGCACCATGGGTGTGCTTCCGGCGCTGCTCGCGGAGCGGCTCTCCGTCCCGCAGGTCACGCTGCTGTCCGAGGTCTCCGTCCAGGACGGCACGGTCAAGGGCCGCCGCGACGGCGACACCGCGTCCGAGCAGCTGGAGGCTTCCCTGCCGGCGGTGGTCTCGGTGACCGACCAGTCGGGTGAGGCCCGTTACCCGTCGTTCAAGGGCATCATGGCGGCGAAGAAGAAGCCGGTTGAGTCCCTGGACCTGGGGGACCTGGACATCGAGGCGGACGAGGTCGGCCTGGGCGGTTCCTGGAGCGCGGTGGACTCCGCGGCCGAGCGTCCGGCGCGCACCGCGGGCACGATCGTCAAGGACGAGGGCGAGGGCGGCAAGCAGCTGGCCGGCTTCCTTGCGGAGCAGAAGTTCATCTAGACACAGCCTTGCGGGCCAGAAGTTCATCTGAGCCCCGGCTGTTTCCTCTTCCCCGCCCCCGTCCTTTTTCGTACGCAGGAGATTGAAGTCCCATGGCTGAAGTTCTCGTCTATGTCGACCACGTGGACGGTGCCGTCCGCAAGCCCACCCTGGAGCTGCTGACGCTCGCCCGCCGTATCGGCGAGCCCGTCGCCGTCGCGCTGGGCAACGGCGCCGCGGACACCGCCGGTGTGCTCGCCGAGCACGGTGCGGTCAAGGTCCTGACCGCCGACGCGCCGGAGTTCGCCGACTACCTCGTCGTTCCGAAGGTGGACGCGCTGCAGGCCGCCTACGACGCGGTCTCCCCGGCCGCCGTGCTGCTGCCCTCCTCCGCGGAGACCAAGGAGATCGCGGCCCGTCTCGCGGTCCGTATCGGTTCCGGCATCATCACCGACGCCGTCGACCTGGAGTCCGGCGACTCCGGTCCGGTCGCCACCCAGTCCGCGTTCGCCGCCTCGTACACCACCAAGTCCCGTGTCTCCAAGGGCACCCCGGTCATCACGGTCAAGCCGAACTCGGCCCCCGTCGAGCCGGCCGCCGGTGCGGGCACCGTCGAGGCGCTCACCGTCTCCTTCTCCGCGACGGCCACCGGCACCAAGGTCCTCTCCCGCACCCCGCGCGAGTCGACCGGCCGCCCGGAGCTGACCGAGGCCGCGATCGTCGTCTCCGGCGGCCGTGGCGTCAACGGCGCCGAGAACTTCGCGATCATCGAGGCGCTCGCCGACTCCCTCGGTGCGGCCGTCGGTGCCTCCCGCGCCGCGGTCGACGCCGGCTGGTACCCGCACACCAACCAGGTCGGCCAGACCGGCAAGTCCGTCTCCCCGCAGCTCTACATCGCCTCGGGCATCTCCGGCGCGATCCAGCACCGGGCCGGCATGCAGACCTCGAAGACCATCATCGCGATCAACAAGGACGCCGAAGCCCCGATCTTCGACCTCGTCGACTACGGCGTC includes these proteins:
- a CDS encoding electron transfer flavoprotein subunit beta/FixA family protein → MSLRIVVCVKYVPDATGDRHFADDLTLDRDDVDGLLSELDEYAVEQALQIADEADDAEITVLTVGPEDAKDALRKALSMGADKAVHVEDDDLHGTDVIGTSLVLAKAIEKTGYDLVICGMASTDGTMGVLPALLAERLSVPQVTLLSEVSVQDGTVKGRRDGDTASEQLEASLPAVVSVTDQSGEARYPSFKGIMAAKKKPVESLDLGDLDIEADEVGLGGSWSAVDSAAERPARTAGTIVKDEGEGGKQLAGFLAEQKFI
- a CDS encoding electron transfer flavoprotein subunit alpha/FixB family protein, whose translation is MAEVLVYVDHVDGAVRKPTLELLTLARRIGEPVAVALGNGAADTAGVLAEHGAVKVLTADAPEFADYLVVPKVDALQAAYDAVSPAAVLLPSSAETKEIAARLAVRIGSGIITDAVDLESGDSGPVATQSAFAASYTTKSRVSKGTPVITVKPNSAPVEPAAGAGTVEALTVSFSATATGTKVLSRTPRESTGRPELTEAAIVVSGGRGVNGAENFAIIEALADSLGAAVGASRAAVDAGWYPHTNQVGQTGKSVSPQLYIASGISGAIQHRAGMQTSKTIIAINKDAEAPIFDLVDYGVVGDLFNVVPQLTDEVKTRKG